A genomic window from Parasteatoda tepidariorum isolate YZ-2023 chromosome 10, CAS_Ptep_4.0, whole genome shotgun sequence includes:
- the LOC139426847 gene encoding uncharacterized protein: MCSLIQKKLISIHKSLIGLLNLKDVQVSKIVHLRKEYCALQKISATLDSMLRFACLICMSKAVILCCLSCYYIVKFVRAGTVTGSGSFMDFGFNVGLISVLCVFGGRIVDSKSDILDALVCLGAKHASRKDEMGQELHYFLSLVGHSRMAMTIGNIFVLNKNIAVTIFGAISSYSIIIYQMS; this comes from the coding sequence atgTGTTCCCTCATACAGAAGAAATTAATAAGCATACACAAGTCACTGATTGGCTTGCTGAATCTAAAAGATGTCCAAGTAAGCAAAATCGTCCATCTTCGAAAGGAATATTGTGCCTTGCAAAAGATTTCAGCGACACTGGACAGCATGTTGCGATTCGCATGTTTAATCTGCATGAGCAAAGCAGTAATTTTATGTTGTCTCAGTTGCTACTACATTGTTAAATTTGTTAGAGCTGGCACTGTGACAGGGAGTGGAAGTTTTATGGACTTTGGTTTTAATGTAGGACTCATAAGTGTTCTTTGCGTATTTGGTGGACGAATAGTTGACAGTAAAAGTGACATATTAGATGCTCTTGTTTGTTTGGGTGCAAAACATGCTTCAAGGAAAGATGAAATGGGACAGGAGCTTCACTACTTTTTATCGTTAGTTGGCCATTCCAGAATGGCAATGACGATTGGAAACATATTTgtgttaaacaaaaatattgctgtaaCAATATTTGGCGCCATAAGTTCATACTCGATTATAATTTACCAGATGAGTTAA